A section of the Triticum dicoccoides isolate Atlit2015 ecotype Zavitan chromosome 7A, WEW_v2.0, whole genome shotgun sequence genome encodes:
- the LOC119332180 gene encoding uncharacterized protein LOC119332180: MCFKMPLLEWRIRYLKSKVFSAQGPQTSNHGKERHGKTIDEEGSRVSCNYCGEVVCSYNRLEQHVAGIKGNVRPCNLVPDSVRTSLRSSLVDCKKDQMLGKTKRLKQKHDEVPHTNPALPSPQVQQPQLQPTVSNNNCCFVHYQPDLTQAKDITYSSCQPKPKVETSDYFDSQSAKSIGKFFSEAAPEPGVLHLSSLKEMVVFSHGPGAVMPTYEAVLQEQLRETENRTKELKQEWQTSGCTVIVHSWKSKCTKSFVSVLVHCSKGTLFLRSIDVSEITEDFDELESMLSRVVEDVGAHNIVQIVMNDVSPHMQMARQYVLDKYDSFFFTLCADHCINLLLEKIAALKHVSEVLMKAREITWFLYDHALPMKLKGRYVQEEILSSSYLKFVAMFITLERLVSARVDLVQMLNSPVWVSSGWACLDLFKRIQSIVKTDDEFWNAAAEVVKVTDPLVSVLYKLEYDICPMGILYEAMDRAKEEISLNIGDESDFYWCMIDRIWDDYLHTPLHAAGQMLNPRIFYTAGFQPDTEISSGIAACTIQLGKAHYNARKASAQLKVYEKKLGYFDTDPAMQQIMELPQVEWWLTHGARVPDLQTLARRVLSQTCFGATRYNIDWSLSEKLHAEWDEMMLPEQERFRQKEYVHYNRVLARAAPLLHGSSVKQHDRVTLVLHDWIRPQKPAAGSPLTE; encoded by the exons GTTTTTTCCGCACAAGGTCCTCAGACAAGTAATCATGGAAAAGAAAGGCATGGCAAAACCATTGATGAAGAAGGCAGCAGAGTCAGCTGCAATTACTGCGGTGAGGTGGTTTGTAGTTACAACCGTCTAGAGCAACATGTAGCAGGCATCAAGGGCAATGTTCGTCCATGCAACCTAGTACCGGACAGTGTCAGGACAAGCTTAAGGAGTTCACTTGtggattgcaagaaagatcagatGCTCGGAAAAACGAAGAGACTGAAGCAAAAACATGATGAGGTTCCTCACACAAACCCAGCCCTTCCATCTCCTCAAGTCCAGCAACCACAGCTACAACCAACTGTGTCCAATAACAACTGCTGCTTTGTTCATTATCAACCGGATCTGACGCAGGCCAAGGATATCACGTATAGTTCTTGTCAACCGAAACCCAAGGTTGAGACAAGTGATTATTTCGATTCTCAGTCAGCAAAGTCAATAGGCAAGTTCTTCTCCGAAGCTGCACCTGAGCCTGGTGTTCTCCATTTATCATCTTTGAAGGAGATGGTTGTGTTTTCCCATGGGCCCGGGGCTGTAATGCCTACGTACGAAGCTGTTCTGCAGGAGCAACTAAGAGAAACTGAGAACCGCACAAAGGAACTCAAGCAAGAGTGGCAAACAAGTGGCTGCACTGTAATTGTGCATAGTTGGAAGAGCAAGTGTACCAAAAGCTTCGTAAGTGTCCTGGTGCACTGCAGCAAAGGTACGCTGTTCCTCAGATCCATTGACGTCTCTGAAATCACTGAGGACTTTGATGAGCTAGAATCAATGCTTTCTCGCGTGGTTGAAGATGTTGGTGCTCATAACATTGTTCAGATTGTCATGAATGACGTGTCACCCCATATGCAGATGGCACGGCAGTATGTGCTAGATAAATATGATAGTTTTTTCTTCACACTATGTGCTGACCATTGCATCAACCTTCTGCTTGAGAAAATAGCAGCGCTCAAGCATGTGAGTGAAGTCCTAATGAAGGCAAGGGAAATTACATGGTTTTTATATGACCATGCACTGCCAATGAAACTGAAAGGAAGGTATGTTCAGGAGGAGATTTTGAGCAGTTCTTATTTAAAATTTGTGGCAATGTTCATCACATTAGAGAGGTTAGTTTCTGCAAGAGTAGATCTGGTGCAGATGTTAAACTCGCCTGTATGGGTTTCCTCTGGTTGGGCTTGTCTTGACTTGTTCAAGCGTATCCAGAGCATAGTAAAGACAGATGATGAATTTTGGAATGCTGCTGCAGAAGTCGTCAAGGTTACAGACCCACTTGTCAGTGTGTTGTATAAACTGGAATATGATATCTGTCCGATGGGTATCTTGTATGAAGCCATGGATAGAGCAAAAGAAGAGATATCTCTCAATATCGGAGATGAAAGTGACTTTTATTGGTGTATGATTGACAGGATATGGGATGATTACTTGCATACTCCTCTCCATGCTGCTGGTCAGATGCTAAACCCAAGGATCTTTTACACAGCTGGATTCCAGCCTGATACTGAGATCAGCAGCGGCATCGCGGCCTGTACAATCCAACTGGGCAAGGCTCATTACAATGCCAGAAAAGCGTCTGCACAATTGAAAGTGTATGAGAAGAAGTTGGGCTATTTCGACACAGATCCAGCAATGCAGCAAATCATGGAATTACCACAAG TTGAATGGTGGTTGACGCACGGGGCTCGCGTGCCCGACCTGCAGACCCTGGCGAGGCGTGTCCTGAGCCAGACGTGCTTCGGCGCCACCAGGTACAACATCGACTGGAGCCTGTCGGAGAAGCTGCACGCCGAGTGGGACGAGATGATGCTGCCCGAGCAGGAGAGGTTCCGGCAGAAGGAGTACGTCCACTACAACCGCGTcctcgcccgcgccgccccgctcctGCATGGCTCCTCCGTGAAGCAGCACGACAGGGTCACCTTGGTGCTGCACGACTGGATCAGGCCACAGAAACCGGCCGCTGGGTCGCCACTGACTGAGTGA